One Solanum pennellii chromosome 10, SPENNV200 genomic region harbors:
- the LOC107001927 gene encoding cysteine-rich and transmembrane domain-containing protein WIH2-like isoform X1, whose amino-acid sequence MDNNMQQAAVMNNNIQQPPVSLPTPQGYPPQAYPNGMYPPPQVYTPQAQGHGYPQGVGYYPPHPQPQGYPPPIGMGYPPQGYPPQSCHPPQYGAPPQGQGYPPQKQKQNQAATGVMGGWYVLYLQSPYIIHRCPPSLQAYWFGCFVLLLSLRCMS is encoded by the exons ATGGATAATAACATGCAACAAGCTGCTGTGATGAATAATAACATTCAACAACCTCCTGTTAGTCTCCCAACCCCTCAAG GTTATCCTCCACAAGCTTACCCAAATGGGATGTATCCTCCCCCACAAGTATATACTCCCCAGGCCCAAGGGCATGGATACCCACAAGGAGTAGGATATTACCCTCCTCACCCCCAACCCCAAGGTTATCCTCCGCCCATCGGAATGGGATATCCACCACAAGGTTACCCTCCACAAAGTTGTCATCCTCCACAATATGGTGCACCCCCACAAGGGCAAGGATATCCTcctcaaaaacaaaaacaaaatcaagcTGCTACTGGTGTCATGGGAGGATGGTATGTCTTATATTTACAATCACCTTATATCATTCACCGTTGTCCTCCTAGTTTGCAAGCTTATTGg TTTGGCTGCTTTGTGTTGCTGTTGTCTCTTAGATGCATGTCTTGA
- the LOC107001927 gene encoding cysteine-rich and transmembrane domain-containing protein WIH2-like isoform X2: MDNNMQQAAVMNNNIQQPPVSLPTPQGYPPQAYPNGMYPPPQVYTPQAQGHGYPQGVGYYPPHPQPQGYPPPIGMGYPPQGYPPQSCHPPQYGAPPQGQGYPPQKQKQNQAATGVMGGCLAALCCCCLLDACLE, translated from the exons ATGGATAATAACATGCAACAAGCTGCTGTGATGAATAATAACATTCAACAACCTCCTGTTAGTCTCCCAACCCCTCAAG GTTATCCTCCACAAGCTTACCCAAATGGGATGTATCCTCCCCCACAAGTATATACTCCCCAGGCCCAAGGGCATGGATACCCACAAGGAGTAGGATATTACCCTCCTCACCCCCAACCCCAAGGTTATCCTCCGCCCATCGGAATGGGATATCCACCACAAGGTTACCCTCCACAAAGTTGTCATCCTCCACAATATGGTGCACCCCCACAAGGGCAAGGATATCCTcctcaaaaacaaaaacaaaatcaagcTGCTACTGGTGTCATGGGAGGATG TTTGGCTGCTTTGTGTTGCTGTTGTCTCTTAGATGCATGTCTTGAATGA